The nucleotide window TGAAGAGCCGTTATGGTTTTGATGCGGTGATGCGCTGTGCCGGGGCCACCTTCAAACCCAACAACAAAGACGAAATTTTAAAACGCAAATCCTAATACCATGTACCTCAATTGCCACTCTTTCCATTCCCTACGCTACGGTACTATTCCGCTGACGGACTTGGTTGAACAGGCCGTTGCCTGCAAGGTAAAAGCCATGGCACTCACGGATATCAATACCGTTACCGGCATCTATGATTTTACAAAGGTCTGCAATGAGGTCGGGATAAAACCGCTGGTAGGAATTGAGTTTCGGGCTGACAATGTGCTTCGCTATATTGGATTGGCCAAAAATGCCGTGGGTGTTGCCGAAATGAACCGCTTTCTTACCAGACATAATTTTGAAGAGATTCCACTTCCTTTATCCGCTCCGGATTTTGAAAATGTGATTATTATTTATCCATTAGAAAATGTCCCTGCCTGTTTGAAAGACAATGAATACATCGGGATTCGTCCGGAAGAACTCTCAAAACTGTTCCATCAGCAGTGGAAAATATTGGAACATAAGATGCTAGTATTCCAGCCTGTAACCTTTCGTACCAAAAGAGAATTCAACCTACATAAAATCCTTCGGGCGATTGACACCAATATCATATTGTCCAAATTGACTGAAGATGATTACTGCAGGCAGACTGATTTTATGTTGCCCTTAGAGAAACTATTGGCTAAATATGAACAGCATCCGAACATTCTCGCCAATACCCAAAACATAATCGATCAGTGCCATTTTGAGTTTGATTTTAAAACATCCAAAAACAAAAAGTTTTATACCAATAACCACAAAAGCGACATGGCTTTACTGACCAGCCTGGCTTATCAGGGACTCCATTGGCGCTACGGTTCCAATAACGCACAGGCCAGAGCCCGAGCGGAAAAAGAGCTCAAAGTAATTGATGAACTGGGGTTTGGCGGTTACTTTTTGATCACCTGGGATATCGTTCGTTACAGTAACAGTTGTGGCTTTTTGCATATTGGACGAGGCAGTGGTGCCAACAGTATCATTGCCTACTGTCTGGGCATTACCGATATCTGTCCTATTGAACTGGATTTGTATTTTGAACGCTTTTTAAATGTAAACCGTAAAACCCCCCCGGACTTTGACATTGACTGGTCCTGGAAAGAGCGAGATACGATACTCAAATATATCTTCAATCGTTATGGAGCCGATCATGTGGCTTTCTGCGGAACCAACGTGGAATTCAAATACCGTTCAATATTCCGCGAAGTGGGTAAAGTTTTCGGGCTTCCCAAAGACGAACTGGACGTATTGGCTAAAAATCCGATGGCTACCCATGACACTAACTCTGTTGTCAAACTGGTTCAGGAATATGGCATGCTATTGGAGAAGTATCCCAATCAGCGCAGCATGCATTCCTGCGGCATCTTGATTTCAGAAGAACCGATTACCAATTACTCTGTTTTGGAAATGCCTCCCAAAGGATTTCCTATTGCGCTTTTTGACATGCATATTGCCGAAGACATCGGTTTTGATAAATTTGATATTTTGAGCCAGCGCGGCATTGGTCATATAGACGATAGCGTAAAACTTATCGAGAAAAACCGGGGTATTAAAGTTGATATTCGAAACACTGCCCTATCCAAAGACGAAGCTACGGCCAATATCTTTTTGGCGCGGGGCAAAACCATCGGCTGTTTTTATATCGAAAGTCCGGCCATGCGCGGATTATTGCGACGTCTTAATTGTGACAATTACAAAACGCTTGTTGCAGCTTCCTCTATTATCCGTCCCGGAGTGGCACAATCGGGTATGATGAAAGAATATGTATTTCGTCACAACCATCCTGACCAATTCGAATATTTTCACGAGGTCTTCAAGGAGCAACTCGGGGAAACTTATGGTATTATGGTCTATCAGGAAGACGTTATTAAAATTGCGTTGCATTACGGAGGACTTCCTGCTGCAGATGGTGATATCCTGCGCCGGGCCATGAGCGGAAAAGGACGTTCTAAAGCCGCGTTGCAAAAAGTGAAAGAAGACTTTTTTATTTCCTGTGCCAAAAAAGGGCATCCACAAAAACTCAGTGAAGAAATCTACCGCCAAATCGAATCTTTTGCAGGCTATTCTTTTTGCAAAGCCCATTCGGCTTCCTATGCGGTCGAAAGTTATCAAAGCCTTTACCTCAAAGTACACTACCCTGTTGAGTTCATGGTCGCCGTAATCAATAATCAAGGAGGCTTTTACCGTACCGAAGTATATGTGCATGAGGCAAAAATGTCCGGGGCAAGCATACACACCCCTTGTGTCAATAAGAGCCAATACGAAACGACCCTATATGGAATAGACGTATATTTGGGACTGATGCACCTGGAAAGATTGGAAATCCAAATGGCCCATTTAATAATTAATGAACGGGAAAAAAACGGGGCTTATAAATCGCTTGAAGATTTCATCAACCGTATTCCCATCGGTATTGAAGGAATCCAGATATTGATATTTATAGGGGCTTTTCGTTTCACAGGCAAATCAAAAAATCAATTGCTGGTCATGGCTCGTTTGCTGTTGGTAAACTTCAAACCCGAAAACAGAAACCTGATGCTACTGCAGGAACCGGTCAAGGATTATAAGCTTCCCGAATTGGATCGCTCTGTATTTGAAGATGCTTTCGATGAAATTGAGCTATTGAGTTTTCCGGTTTCTTTCTCTCCCTTCGATTTGCTTCAAACCAAATACAGAGGCACTGTAATGACAAAAGACTTGGCAAGCCATCATAAAAAAACGGTAAAAATGCTCGCTTATCTTATTTCCAGAAAGCATGTACCAACCAACAGGGGGACCATGTATTTTGGAACCTGGATTGATTATGAGGGAGAATATTTCGATACCGCTCATTTCGCTGACAGTCTGGAAAAATATCCTTTTCAGGGAGGTGGTTGCTATTTGTTATTAGGGACTGTTGAAGTAGATTATCATTTTCCAACGGTTACCATTAGTAAAATGGCAAAGATGCCTTTCATTCCCGATCCGAGATATTCTAATGCTACAGACAGGCAGTATAAAGTACATGAACAGATTCGGGAAGACATCAGCATGACGCATCGGGCTCCCTATCCGCAGGAACATGAAATTGGCTTGCCTAGGCATAAAATGGGACAGTAAAGCAAGGTCTTTTACATTGCCCAAACAACAAGAATAAGAAAGGGATTTACGTTATATAATAGATGAAAAAGCAGGAATATGCCATAGTCGATATTGAAACCACAGGCGGTAATGCCAGTGGGAGCCGCATCACGGAAATTGCAATTATTATCCATGATGGTACAAACGTTATTGACCGCTGGGAAACCTTGGTCAATCCGCAAAAGGAGATCCCCCTGCCTATTTTTGCCATGACAGGTATCAGTGATGAAATGGTTCGTGATGCACCCATATTTGATGCCATATCGGAGAAAGTATTAGCGATGCTTACCGACCGCATCTTCGTTGCCCATAATGTCAATTTCGATTATTCATTCGTTCGTCATGAGCTGGAAAAAGCCGGTTTTAAGTGGACTGCCAGAAAGCTCTGCACCGTTCGGGCAGCAAGAAAGATAAAACCAGGACTTGGTTCTTACAGTCTGGGAAGGCTTTGCCGTTCCCTGGACATCCCTTTGGTCAACCAACACCGTGCCGGAGGTGATGCCGATGCCACGACTATTCTTTTTTCCAGACTGCTGCAATGGGACGAAGAAGGTGAAATAGGTAAAATGCTAAAAAAAACCGCGCAAGACCAACGCCTGCCGCCCAATCTCCCTCCTGCAGACTTCGAGCAGTTGCCGGAAAAGCCAGGAGTGTATTATTTCTATAATCAGGCTAAAAAAGTCATCTATGTTGGTAAGGCAGTCAACTTGAAAAAACGTGTAGCATCGCATTTTAGCGGGCACAAAATTACGCCACAAAGACAACATTTTTTAAGGGACATCTACGGTATCTCATTTGAAGTTTGCGCTACCGAGCTAATGGCGCTCCTGCTGGAATGCACCGAGATTCAAAAACTATGGCCAATACACAACAAGGCATTGAAGCGCTTCGAGGCTAAATTCGGTCTTTATGAATATGAAGCACGTAATGGCTACAGGTATCTGGTCATCGGCAAGGTGAACAAGTTTCAACGCTGTATAGAAGTTTTTCATACAATGTATGATGGCGTAAACATGTTGCAGCGGTTGGCAGAAAACTTTGGGATTGACTACCGGTTTTGCAAATACTGTACCCTCACAGAAGAAGCTCCTCAACAATTGGATGTTAGGGACTTGCCTCTCCTTGAAAAGCATAATGAAACTATAGAAAATGCTATCGATTTTGTTTTAGCAAACAGGCCGAATTTCTTTATTACCGACAAAGGGAGAACTCCAGAGGAACGAAGCTGCATATGGGTTGAAAATGGTCATTTTTATGGGATGGGCTACATACCGTCTGATATTGGAATTACCGAACCATCTGAAATTAAAAGTTACACCACACCTTACAAAAGCAATAATTATATCATGCAGTTAATCTATAGTTATGCAGCCAAATATCCGAAAAAGGTTTTTCAAATAGATACATTGCTTTAATAACTTTAATAACACTACCAATGCTTAAAAAAAATTACTCTCACGAATTAACCCGCTTCTTAGAGGCGCAAAATCAGCTGTACTTACAAGCCCTTGCAGAAATCAATAAAGGTCATAAGGAAACTCATTGGATGTGGTTTGTGTTTCCCCAGATCAAAGGTTTGGGCTTTAGCGAAACTTCCCTGTTTTACGCAATTGAGGATTTGGCCGAAGCAGAACAATATCTTTCACATCCCGTTTTAGGCAAGCATTTAATCGAAATTTCGACTGCTTTATTACAATTAAAAGACAAAACAGCCTTACAGATTTTTGGGCATCCGGACTATCTAAAACTCCGTTCGTGCATGACGTTGTTTGCGAACATTCCAAACACCAATCCCATTTTTGAGCAGGTGCTTGAAAAATATTTCGATGGTTCTCAAGATGAATATACCCTTCAATTGTTACTAAAAATTAAATTTTCCAATGACACTATTTGACGATACGGAACTATTTATGTCGGGGACTCGTGGCAGGAAAGATTTTGACCTGCCCGATGCGGATGTATTTCTTATTGACAACTTCTTCAATAAAGAGGAATCTGACTATTATTATCAAGCACTCTTAGCTGATACGCATTGGTATGAGTATGAAATGCCTATGTACGACAAAGTGGTCACGGCTCCAAGGATGGTTTCATGGTTTGAAGACAAAAATAATATCGAAGCTGGTTCCAATACTCAAGAACTTACAAAAGATCTGCGCAATATCCGCCAGAGAGTCGAAGCCGAAATCCATGTAAAATTCAATGCTGTACTACTGAGCTTATATAGAAACGGACAAGACAGCGTAGCCTGGCACAGTGACAAAACGGACAAATCCGGCATCAACCCCATCATCGCTTCAGTAACTTTTGGAGGAATTGTTTATTTTGTTTGACGACCCTTAAGTTCAACACAGAGATTCCCCAGTAATGCCGTTCATTCTTCATCATGGTTTGCTCGTAGTTTTTGCGGGCGCATCAATCAGTTTTTGGCAACATCAGGTGCCTAAAACGGCAAGGGAGGTACTCCCTAGAATTAATTTGACTTTCAGACAGGTAAAATAAAAACTATTAGGTAGCGATCTCATTAAAGTGGCAAATCTTTATTCTTCATTCTTACGCTCAAAGATTCTTTGAATACCTCTTTTTTTTTGTCTCTCCGAATCGATTTTTTTTGTCTGTAACAAAAACAACAGCTTTCTCAAGCATTTAAATCTGAATACTGCTTGCTGCTTTTTCCTTTTTTCTTCGCCTGTTCAATATTATAATAGCCCTGCAATACCATAAAAAAACCTTCTTCTCTCTCCTGTGCCTTTTCTATTTTAAAACCAAAGGAATATTCATTCAGCGCTTACCTTTAGTTATAGCGGTCATCGTTTGCAGAAACTCCCCACTTAAATCACAAACTTTCCTTTGCCTAAATAACGTTTCTGCAGCACATGTTTCTGTACAAATCCCAATGGCTTCTATCATTTAAGACATGATTTTCATTCAAAACGGGTTAAAAGGGCAGCTAAAGTAGTGTCCTCCCTCGCCTGCATGCGCATAATGGCTCCGCTCCCGCTCCACCACCCTTCGGGACTTATAGCACTTCGGCTTCCTATTCGGACACTCTACTTGTGCTTTCTTTTTTCCCGTTTTTCTTTTGAAAAAATTCATTTCGGGGACTGGGAAAAAATCAAAACAACAGTAACCTTTAAAATTGTATGTCATGGAAATTACAGGAAGAATTACAAAAGATGCCACCGTTTGTAAAGTAAACGGAGACCGTGAAGTCGTTAATTTCAGTATAGCAATTAACGACAGATATAAACCCAAAGGGGCATCCGAATTTAAAAAAATAGTAACCTATATCGAATGCTCCTATTGGCTCAGTTCCAAAATAGCGCAGTGGCTCAAGAAAGGGGCACTCGTGGAACTCTTCGGGCGCATTGGGTGCAATGCCTATATCGGAAGTGACACACAGGCGCACGGCAGCCTTACCTTTCACACCAGTCATGTTAAAATCCTCTCATTCCCAAAAGGGGTACAGGACAATACGACGATGGATACCCAGTCCGACAAAGACCCTGATGACCTGCCTTTTTAACAGCCCGCAATAAATTGTATAAGCCTAAAGAAAAGAATTATGAAAGCCTTGACCAAATCAATGTTCAGCGACTATGATGTAAGTCGCACATTCAATGCGATAATCCGCAATAATATGGAATCCTATGACGGAACCAAAAAAGAAAAACTCAAATCCTTTTTACTTGACCTGCAACATAGCGGGTGCATTAGCGGAATGATAGAAGAATTTATTTATCACACCGACTGCAAAGCCTTTTACATCGAACATTTTGAGGATTTGGAAAACATCAAAACCGAACTCGAAGAATCACTCGGGGAACCCATTTCCAACCGCTACAAACTCCCACACTATACCTTTATATGTTGGCTCTGCTTGGAAGAATACTGCTATGACATCTACTGTCGCAATTTTGAATAAGACCTTTTAACATTTTAAATCTTTGAGCAATGGACGCTTCCGAAACTTTTAAAAATATAATCGAGAATTTTCTCAAAGAGAAAGCGGTAAATGATACCGCTTTCTCCCCCGCTTTTGCAAAGCCCTCTAAAAATTTAGAACAGTGCATCAAACACATTATAAGCGAAGTCAAAAAAACAGGGCTAAATGCCTTTGCCGATAACGAAATTTTTGACATAGCTGTCCAATATTATATCGATGATACAATCACCTCACCCGCAGAAATCAAATGCGATATAACCGTAAATAAGCCCCCGCAGACGGATTTATTCTCCACCCCGATCGAAACCGCCCAAAAGGTGGTAGACAAAACTCCCGTGAAAGAAACTCCTAAAACCGTGCAAACCGCCTTAACCCTTTTTGATTTATGATACCTAAAACCACCATCGAGAAAGAAATAACACGGCTCAGCGCTTCACTTGCACCAATCCAGGCGCAAGTGCACACCTGGGCGGAAAAAACGGTTTTCCTGAAATGGGGAGTGCTCTCCCGAGGAAAATTTTATTGCCTGGAATGCAACCACTCTTGGAAACCTGACCATGCAAACGAAGCCTGCGCAAAATTTATAAAATGCAAAGCCTGTGCAGGAAAACTTAAAATGCAGGACTGCAATCGGGTGTATTTCAAGGAAATTGAATATTCCGCCACTTTGGACGTATACGCAGGCTATCAGGTGGTGCGCATCATCTGTTCGCACAAACACATGAAAAAGAACTGCCTGCCCTCATACTTTCACAAAGAAGTGATGCAGCACTGGATAAACGTCCAAGGGGAAGTCCGCAGCATGAGTATCAGTACCAATGTATTTTCCCATACCTATGACCAGTGGCAATACTCCCTCCCCTTTTGGAATTCGCCCAAAAAATTTCCAAAACTCCCCCAAATACCGAATCAATCCCTACAGAGTGTTCCCCAATAAGAAAGTACTGCCTGTGCTGAAAAGAAACGGGTTTAAAACTGGCTTTTACAACATCGCCCCGCAGATACTGTTTGCTTCGCTTTTAAAAGACCCCCACTCCGAAACCATGCTTAAAGCTTCACAAACTTCTCTGCTTTCTTATTACCTGACCTCCCACGCACAGCACATAAACGAAAACTGGCAGGCGGTGAAAACCTGTCTTAAAAACAACTACAAAATTGAAGATTTTAAAACATGGGAAGATTATATTTCCCTGCTTCGTTGGTTTAAAAAAGACCTCAGCTGTTCTGGTTTTGTCTGCCCTGACAATCTCAATGCGGCCCATGATAGGCTGGTTAGTAAAAAAAGGGCGGTTCAGCGCAAAAAATACCTGCTCCAAATCCGCTCTGAAATCCAAAAAGCACAGGTTCTATACGCCCAAGAAAAAGAGCCGTTTTTCGGGCTTCGCTTTTCTCAAGATAACTTGAGCCTGTACATACTGGAAAACGTAAAGGATTTCATGGAGGAAGGGGATTTACTCTCCCACTGCATTTTTACCAATGAATATTACACAAAAACAGATTCGCTCCTATTCTCTGCCCAATTGGACAACCGCCCCATAGAAACCCTTGAACTCTCCCTTTCCAAAATGAAAGTCATCCAGTGCAGGGGCTTTAAAAACAAACCGTCAAAATACCATAAAAGCATCCTGAACCTGATGGAACAAAACCTCTATCAAATCCGCTCCCGCCTCAAACAACAAAATCCCGAAAACCTTTAGCAAAGAGGGGCTTTTTCTCTAGGAAAAGCTCCTTTCGTTTTATACATGGATTCAACTATCTTTTTGCCCCCGAGCAGACACCCTTAGGCTATTAACCTTTTTAGAATTAGTAATTCTTTTGGGAAATTGGCGCCTAATTCCATCACAAAGTTCGGGCATCTTATCGGTTCGCCACAAAAAATTCCCCCATAAATGCAGAACTTAAGTCTGCTTTATTGCGTTGCTTTTTGCACTCGCTCATCAATGCCCTGATTGGGTTCCATAATTAATCTTAAACATCAAAAATCATGGAAACTCAAAATCAAAACTGGCAAAGCGTATCGGAAATTGAACTCATCTACAGAACCAAAATTAAAGCATCTCAAAGACCTCAAATCAAATCCTCCAGAGAAGCTTATAGACTGATACTGTCCACTTGGGATTTCAACAAAATAGAACTACTGGAACAATTTAAAGTAGTATTCCTAAACCAGGCCAACAGAGCTCTCGGAATCATTGAACTTTCCTCAGGAGGAATTAGTAGCACTATAATAGATGTCCGCCTTGTGTTCTCAGCTGTTTGCTTCCGATTGGTATTTGGCAGGCCATCGAAAGTATCGAAAAAAGAATGTGGTACGCTCGTTCCGCTGAATTAATGCAAGATCCTAACATGATTACATTAAAATGGCTACGTACCTTTGGTAATGTTTTATTTGCAATTGGCATCGTTTCATTCGCTTGGTTTGTATTTGATCTAACATTAAAAAACAAAAACAAGTAAAATAGTAAGTAATACAAGAACTTGAATTAGATTGCTTTAAAATTTATCAAATTCATAACCTTAAGTTTATCGGTTCAATTCCTATCAATATAAAAAAGAGGCAGCCTTCGGACAGCCTCTTTTTTATATTCCTTAATCCTCTTAAAGTAATTCATTTTTAAGCAAATTAACTTGAACTTTACAACAAATCAAGATTGAGCTTTTTAACAAACCTATTGGGATAGTAATAGCAGAACTTTGCATCATATAATTTATAAAAATAAAAATTATGAAAAGCATAGATCAAATTTACATCAACGGCGAGTTTGTAACCCCACACGGTACAAAAAAAAAAAAAAAAAAAAAAAAAAAAAAAAAAAAAAAAAAAAAAAAAAAAAAAAAAAAAAAAAAAAAAAAAAAAAAAAAAAAAAAAAAAAAAAAAAAAAAAAAAAAAAAAAAAAAAAAAAAAAAAAAAAAAAAAAAAAAAAAAACCTTCGATTTATTAAGCCCAACGACCAATCAAAAAATAAGTAGCGTACGTTTGGGCGACGAACAAGATACCAAATCGGCTATTGCAGCTGCAAAAGCAGCTTTCAAAACATTTTCAAAAACTACCATAGCAGAACGCATTGTATATTTAGAAAAATTACAGGCAGCCGTAAGCAAACGTGAAAAGGAATTGGCAGCAATAATGATAGAAGAATATGGCGGAACCTACCAATTTACCAAAAGAAGTGCGGAACTAATGTATTTGTCATTTTCAACAATGATAGAAACATTGAAAAATTTCAACTTCGAAAAAAAAGTCGGACATTCAAAAGTGCGTTTGGAGCCGTTGGGAGTTGTAGGTATCATCACTCCTTGGAATTCGAGCAACGGTTTTATTTGTAATAAATTGGCAACAGCTATTGCAGCAGGTTGCACGACAGTAATCAAACCAAGTGAAATGAGTGCACAACAAACCCAACTGATTACAGAGTGTTTTCACGAAGCAGGGTTACCCAAAGGGGTTTTCAATATCATAACTGGTTTGGGAAATATTGTTGGAGCTGAAATTACCCGTAACCCCGACGTTGCAAAAATTTCATTTACGGGTTCAACCGTTACAGGAAAAATCATCGCCAAAGAAGCCGTAGATACCATGAAACGTGTCACTTTAGAATTGGGCGGAAAATCACCAAACATTATTTTAGACGATGCTAATTTCGAGGAAGCCATTCCAAAGGCAGTACTAGGGGCCTATATGAACAGTGGGCAGGCATGTATTGCGGCAACCCGATTGCTTGTACCTGAAGATAAATTAAACGAAGTAAACGCTTTGGCAAAAAAAGCAGCGCAAAATATAATAGTTGGAAATCCTGCCAATGAAGATACAAGTGTCGGTCCTATGGTTAGCCAAAAACAATTTGAGCGCGTACAAAATTATATCAAAATTGGACTTCAAGAAGGTGCTACTTTATTAACTGGAGGTGAAGGAAAACCCCAAAATTTAGAAGCTGGGAACTTTGTAAAAGCAACCATTTTCACCAATGTGCGCAACAATATGCGAATTGCGCAGGAAGAAATTTTTGGTCCTGTTTTATCTATTATCCCATACAAAGATGAAGAAGATGCAATTGCTATTGCCAACGACACCAACTTCGGCTTAGCGGCTTACATAAGCTCGTCCGATAAGAATCGCGCGGAACGAGTGGCAACACAAATCAATGCAGGACGGGTAAGTATCAATGGATTTCCACACGATCCATTGGCACCATTTGGTGGATTCAAACAAAGCGGTATTGGCCGTGAATTTGGAGTGTATGGTTTAGAGGAATATCTAGAACCAAAAACAATTTTGGCATAAATTGGCTTGACAGCACAGGTCTTCATAAAGTTTTCCTTTGTGGAGACCTATGCTTTTAGGCATCTATTATTTTTGTAATTTTACTAACAAGATGGACACTACAGAAAACAATAGACGACCCATAACCTCTTCCTGTCATTTTACAACATTTCGGGAAGGTGAACAATTCGTTTCATATCACACTATAGGAATGATAATCTCGGGCGAAATGGAACTCAATGATGGGGTTAACAAGGTGGTATTAAAAAAAGGAGATTTATATTCGGCACGAAAAAATCGTTTGATAAAATTTATAAAATATCCTACAGAAACAGGAAAATTCAAATCAATTTCCATTGTGTTCGATAATGAAATGTTGCAAAAATTCAGTTCAGAATATAGCTATACAGTAGAAAAAAAAGTAGATGACGCGGCATTTATCAAATTTACCAAAAACGAGCTACTCCATAATTTTATGCAATCTTTATTGCATTATGAAGATTTATTGAATAGAGATACGGCCACCGAGCTATTACTGCTGAAGCAAAAAGAAGCCTTAATGGTATTGCTGAAATACGATGAATCACTAAAAAATGTGTTGTTTAATTTTGCCGAACCACAAAAAATTGATTTAGAAAAATTCATGAACAAAAACTTCCATTTCAATGTTCATTTAAAAAGGTTTGCCTTTCTCACAGGTAGAAGTCTGGCCACTTTTAAAAGAGATTTTAAGAGTATATTCAATACCACTCCCGGTCGTTGGTTGCAACAAAAAAGGTTACAGGAAGCCTATTATCAAATAACAGAAAAAGGTAAGACCGCATCAGAAATCTATCTGAACTTAGGATTTGAAGACTTATCCCATTTTTCGTTTGCTTTTAAAAAATTATATGGTGAAGCTCCCTCAAAAATTAAGCACTCACAAAGTTAGAGCAAACATACCTTTATCATTATAAATTAAATTTATACTAAAACTTTTATTGTGGATTTAGTCACGCTTACTGGGTCCATCTTCTGTTTCC belongs to Flavobacterium aquiphilum and includes:
- a CDS encoding aldehyde dehydrogenase family protein, which gives rise to MKSIDQIYINGEFVTPHGTKKKKKKKKKKKKKKKKKKKKKKKKKKKKKKKKKKKKKKKKKKKKKKKKTFDLLSPTTNQKISSVRLGDEQDTKSAIAAAKAAFKTFSKTTIAERIVYLEKLQAAVSKREKELAAIMIEEYGGTYQFTKRSAELMYLSFSTMIETLKNFNFEKKVGHSKVRLEPLGVVGIITPWNSSNGFICNKLATAIAAGCTTVIKPSEMSAQQTQLITECFHEAGLPKGVFNIITGLGNIVGAEITRNPDVAKISFTGSTVTGKIIAKEAVDTMKRVTLELGGKSPNIILDDANFEEAIPKAVLGAYMNSGQACIAATRLLVPEDKLNEVNALAKKAAQNIIVGNPANEDTSVGPMVSQKQFERVQNYIKIGLQEGATLLTGGEGKPQNLEAGNFVKATIFTNVRNNMRIAQEEIFGPVLSIIPYKDEEDAIAIANDTNFGLAAYISSSDKNRAERVATQINAGRVSINGFPHDPLAPFGGFKQSGIGREFGVYGLEEYLEPKTILA
- a CDS encoding helix-turn-helix domain-containing protein, whose amino-acid sequence is MDTTENNRRPITSSCHFTTFREGEQFVSYHTIGMIISGEMELNDGVNKVVLKKGDLYSARKNRLIKFIKYPTETGKFKSISIVFDNEMLQKFSSEYSYTVEKKVDDAAFIKFTKNELLHNFMQSLLHYEDLLNRDTATELLLLKQKEALMVLLKYDESLKNVLFNFAEPQKIDLEKFMNKNFHFNVHLKRFAFLTGRSLATFKRDFKSIFNTTPGRWLQQKRLQEAYYQITEKGKTASEIYLNLGFEDLSHFSFAFKKLYGEAPSKIKHSQS